Sequence from the Gloeocapsopsis dulcis genome:
GGCGATAAAACACTTCGGGTAAGCTATCTAATAATGGCTGCCGATTTTGCCCGTAGTGTAAGACAACGCGCCCGATGTTGAGGAGGTAGCAGTAAGCAATTTCGTGCTGATTTGGGGCAATTTGTGAGCCATCAGTCGCAATGACGGTGTGAACTGCTGGCGGAATGGGAATATCAACCGCAGTATCAAGAGGTTCAACAGGTGTAGCGATGCTGAACAAAATGCGATCGCGCCATTTGTGTTGTTTTTCCACTAATTCGGCTTGTTGCGTACACGCATCCGCAAATAATTCCTGGGCTAATTCTACGCGCTGACGACTGGCAGCAGCTTCTAAGGTGAGATGCTGGCTAATGCCTTGCATCGCTTTTGCTAGTTTTGTTAAATCGAGCATGGTTAGCTATGGGCTTTTAGCTATTAGCTACCAGCTTATATCGTTTTCTCTAAGGTTGATACAAGTAGGCATTAGGGGGTGCTTCTTGAGCAGAGGAGCAGGGGAGAAATTATTTATATTTCTTATTTAGAAAAGCGCTGGATTCACGATTTAACCCCAAGTTGAAAAATCATCAGCAAACTGCGAAAGTGATAATAGCTGAATGCGATCGTGATTTTGGGCAGCTTGTCGTTCATCGCTGGTGTTGTAACCCCAATCGGCTAAGTAAAGTTTTACAGTGTCAAGATTTGACTGTTGGGCAACGAGTTCTAATGTTTTAATGCGATCTTCGACAAACCACAAACTAGCGGGTAAAGTTTTTGCCGCAGTAATTAACTCGTGCAGAATTTCATGTTTGGGGCGTTTGTTTTCTTTCCCGAATACCGATTTTGCTGGTAGTTGAATTCCTTGTTGGGCGAGTAGTTGCTGCACAAATCGCCCTTCTTTGGTCGTCACAATGAACACTTGGATGGGGCTATTAATTAAAGAGTCGAGTTTTTCGATAACGCCAGGATAAAAGCGGTGCAAACCAAGCC
This genomic interval carries:
- a CDS encoding HAD family hydrolase; protein product: MAANQPTILALDFDGVICDGLKEYFETAWRTYCDIWLQTDETPPDNLAKKFYRLRPVIETGWEMPVLIAALLAGVAEEQILQEWHAIARAIVQENHLQSAAIAQKLDFLRDQWITDDLASWLGLHRFYPGVIEKLDSLINSPIQVFIVTTKEGRFVQQLLAQQGIQLPAKSVFGKENKRPKHEILHELITAAKTLPASLWFVEDRIKTLELVAQQSNLDTVKLYLADWGYNTSDERQAAQNHDRIQLLSLSQFADDFSTWG